DNA from Archaeoglobus veneficus SNP6:
GGTAGAGGTTGAAGGATTAGGAAACCGCAAAAGTTTTCAGGCGATGCCGACAGATGACGTTGGTGGAAGCTGGATCTACCTTTAGTGTTGACTTCATGGAAAACTGTGAGGTCGAGGAAGTCATCCACCTCGAATACGACGTTCTTGGAACGAGTCCTTTTGCCAACCTTTCCCTGCTTCCAGTCAGAAAAAGAGCAGTTGTTGCAAAAGAGGAGGTAGATGCAGAGCATATTGTGGGATGTGCGACGGTTTGCTGGGCTGAACAGTTTGTTATCGCCTCTATTGCTGTCAGGGACGACTTCCGGGGAAAGGGAGTTGGAAAAGCAATCCTGAGGAAGTGCATTGAATTTGCCAGAGACATGGGTTACGATAGTGTCTGGCTTGAAACCCCTGCTGATGGGCCCGTAGACTTTTACCTGAAAGAGGGTTTCAGAGTTTCAACATTCTTAAGGAATTATTACGGGGATGGTATACATGGCCTGAAACTTGTCTACACATTTCAGTTCTAAATGCTAACATATTCAAACTTATATTGTGATTGTCGAACTCTTTGAATAATTGGAGAATATCAAAACATTCAAATACCCACATTATTGACTGGGCACAACTTACCGGAAAAAGCATGATAAATTGGGAGGCAGTGTCCGCATGAAGCGTGTTGGCGTTTACGTTTGTTCGGGATGCGGAATTGGCGAAGTAATAGACGTGGAAAAACTATCAGCCAAGTTCAACGCGAGAGTTCACCCCTTCCTCTGCAGCAGCGAAGGGGTTGAGATGATAGAGAAAGACATAGACGAGGGAATCGACACAATCGTAATTGCCGCGTGTTCTCCCCGTGTAAACACTGACGTCTTCAGGTTCGAGGGTGTGGTCGTTGAGAGAGTGAACCTTCGTGAAGGCGTAGCATGGAGCCACGAGAGCAATGAAGAGACTCAAGCACTGGCAGAGGACTACGTTAGAATGGGCATAGTCAAGGCAGAGAAGACAGAACTCCCCGAGGGCGAGGAAAAAGTAGTATCAAGAACAATTCTCGTTGTTGGAGGGGGTATAGCAGGTATTACCGCTGCCGTTGAGGCTGCGGAAGTGGGCTACGAGGTAATTCTGGTAGAAAAAAACCCCTATCTTGGTGGAAGGGTAGCGCAGATGTACAAGTACTTCCCAAAGCTCTGCCCGCCGTACTGTGGGCTTGAAATCAACCTCAGGAGACTCAGAGAGAACAGGAAGATAACAGTCTTCACAAACGCAGAGGTCGAATCCATCAGCGGAGAAC
Protein-coding regions in this window:
- a CDS encoding GNAT family N-acetyltransferase, which encodes MEAGSTFSVDFMENCEVEEVIHLEYDVLGTSPFANLSLLPVRKRAVVAKEEVDAEHIVGCATVCWAEQFVIASIAVRDDFRGKGVGKAILRKCIEFARDMGYDSVWLETPADGPVDFYLKEGFRVSTFLRNYYGDGIHGLKLVYTFQF